A portion of the Streptomyces sp. NBC_01335 genome contains these proteins:
- a CDS encoding SDR family oxidoreductase yields the protein MPDDNPPTTGRRPVALVTGASSGIGRATALSLARAGHRVAVGYRSDEEGARRTVRDMPAGTETTLVRLDLGDPRAAAATVHRVAEELGGIDVFVNNAGINRRADALDEDADGWQHLLDVDLTGPFLCARAAAASMVAAGRGGRIINVTSVHEHIPIRGGSAYCAAKAALGAVTKVMALELAEHRITVNSVAPGETATPMNGVPEHTDAADVKRPAIPVGRPGRPAEVAALITHLASPAAAYTTGVSLTVDGGLSLMAAIANQGYANTV from the coding sequence ATGCCGGATGACAACCCCCCGACCACCGGGCGGCGGCCCGTCGCCCTCGTCACGGGCGCCAGCTCCGGCATCGGCCGCGCCACCGCGCTCTCTCTCGCCCGGGCGGGGCACCGCGTCGCGGTCGGCTACCGCTCGGACGAGGAAGGAGCCCGGCGCACGGTGCGGGACATGCCCGCCGGTACGGAGACGACCCTGGTCCGGCTGGACCTCGGCGACCCGCGCGCCGCCGCCGCGACGGTCCACCGCGTGGCCGAGGAACTCGGCGGAATCGACGTCTTCGTCAACAACGCCGGGATCAACCGCCGGGCCGACGCTCTCGACGAGGACGCCGACGGATGGCAGCACCTCCTCGACGTCGATCTCACCGGCCCGTTCCTGTGCGCCCGGGCGGCAGCGGCCTCCATGGTCGCCGCCGGCCGGGGCGGACGCATCATCAACGTCACCTCCGTGCACGAGCACATCCCCATCCGGGGCGGCAGCGCCTACTGCGCCGCGAAAGCGGCGCTGGGCGCGGTCACCAAAGTGATGGCCCTGGAACTCGCCGAACACCGCATCACCGTCAACTCGGTGGCGCCCGGCGAGACAGCGACGCCCATGAACGGCGTCCCCGAACACACCGACGCCGCCGACGTGAAGCGGCCCGCGATCCCCGTCGGGCGCCCCGGCCGGCCGGCCGAGGTGGCCGCGCTCATCACCCACCTCGCCTCGCCCGCCGCCGCCTACACCACCGGGGTCTCCCTCACCGTCGACGGCGGCCTCAGCCTCATGGCCGCGATCGCCAACCAGGGCTACGCCAACACCGTCTGA
- a CDS encoding VOC family protein: MALQPPHTGIPTARSVDHFAFTVPDLDQAIEFFTTTLGGELVYRLDPLVRDDDWMSVHLDVDPRATTEIAMLRLGPTSNVELFEYTAPHQNNVPPRNNDVGGHHLAFYVDDVDAAVAYLAGRPGVRILGTPQTMPEDAPNAGDRWIYFLTPWGMQMEVHSVPQDMPYQKETDGRRFGPVPAWHNGTVTTPAPGIPTARNIDHVAYTVADLDASVAFFTDVLGAELLYRIGPIPLPADVMSTQLNVDGAGTIEQAMLRLGPTDNIELFSYAVPGSSSVPPRNSDVGGHHLAFYVDDVDAAVAHLEAQDGVEILGTPETIPDGPIAGDRWVYFRTPIGIPMEVLNMPDGAMPYEATTRARRAPGGPVAWTNRP; the protein is encoded by the coding sequence ATGGCCCTCCAGCCTCCGCACACCGGCATCCCCACCGCCCGCAGCGTGGACCATTTCGCCTTCACCGTCCCCGACCTCGACCAGGCGATCGAGTTCTTCACCACCACGCTCGGCGGCGAACTCGTCTACCGCCTCGACCCCCTCGTCCGGGACGACGACTGGATGAGCGTCCACCTCGACGTCGACCCCAGGGCCACGACCGAGATCGCCATGCTGCGCCTCGGCCCCACCAGCAACGTCGAGCTCTTCGAGTACACCGCCCCCCACCAGAACAACGTCCCGCCGCGCAACAACGACGTGGGCGGCCACCACCTCGCCTTCTACGTCGACGACGTCGACGCCGCCGTCGCCTACCTCGCCGGCCGTCCCGGCGTGCGCATCCTCGGCACGCCGCAGACCATGCCCGAGGACGCCCCCAACGCGGGCGACCGCTGGATCTACTTCCTCACCCCGTGGGGCATGCAGATGGAGGTCCACTCCGTCCCGCAGGACATGCCGTACCAGAAGGAGACCGACGGCCGCCGCTTTGGCCCGGTGCCGGCCTGGCACAACGGGACCGTCACCACACCGGCACCCGGCATCCCCACCGCACGCAACATCGACCACGTCGCCTACACGGTGGCCGACCTCGACGCGTCCGTGGCGTTCTTCACCGACGTGCTCGGCGCCGAACTCCTCTACCGCATCGGCCCGATCCCCCTGCCCGCCGACGTCATGAGCACGCAGCTCAACGTCGACGGAGCGGGAACCATCGAACAGGCCATGCTGCGCCTGGGCCCCACCGACAACATCGAGCTGTTCTCGTACGCCGTCCCCGGCTCGTCCTCCGTGCCTCCGCGCAACAGCGACGTCGGCGGTCACCACCTCGCCTTCTACGTCGACGACGTGGACGCCGCCGTCGCCCATCTCGAAGCCCAGGACGGCGTGGAGATCCTCGGCACCCCCGAGACCATCCCCGACGGCCCCATCGCCGGCGACCGCTGGGTCTACTTCCGCACGCCCATCGGCATCCCGATGGAGGTCCTGAACATGCCCGACGGCGCCATGCCCTACGAGGCGACGACCCGGGCACGACGCGCCCCCGGCGGCCCGGTCGCCTGGACCAACCGCCCCTGA